The DNA sequence ATTTCACTCACATTTTGTTGCTTTTTCGCGAATTAACCACGAAAAATGTAGAAAAATATATTTTTTAGCTTATAAATTCTCCGTTAAAAATGCAAACTATTCGTATTATACAAAAAAAAAGGAGTGAAATAAATGGCTTTGTTATATTTTTTTGAAATGTTATACACACTTATGAACTATTGGGAGCTATTTTTTCCTAATTTTTCAAATTTATTTTAACTCTTCTTACAAATTGTTCCAATATATGACACTCAACTAAAAAGTTATCTTTCTTAATCGCTAGACTCTCTCCCCCCCAATGTTTCATATTCAATACTTATATTTTAAATTTAATTGCATATATTGTATCAATACGGTTAATGCAAACAAGGGGGGATATGATGGCGATTTTTTGGTATATTCTAATTGCCTACATTAGTATTTTTATTCATGAAATGGGGCATTATTCATCTGCCTATTTCTTTGGTGTTAAAGCCACTGACGTTATTACAGGCATGGGATTTAAAGTTATCTCCTTCAAAACAAAATATACGACCTTTACCTTTAACATTATTCCCGGGGGTGGGATGACCATCTATCCACAAAGTCAAGAATTAAAGCTCTCTCGATATAAGCAATTTATCATTTTAGGATCAGGTGTCACCTTCAACTATCTTGCTGCTATTTTGGCCACAACTTTCTATTTTGAAACCTCGCTTTTAAATGGTTTTATGGCCTTTAATGAAATGATTTTCAACTTTATTCAAACCCTTTTCACCCTATTTTCCTTTAACGATATGCTAACTCCACAAGTAGGTATGACCGATTCGATAGAACTCATTGCCAACCAATTTACAACGATAAAATTTATTCTCTTCATCT is a window from the Turicibacter bilis genome containing:
- a CDS encoding site-2 protease family protein, which produces MAIFWYILIAYISIFIHEMGHYSSAYFFGVKATDVITGMGFKVISFKTKYTTFTFNIIPGGGMTIYPQSQELKLSRYKQFIILGSGVTFNYLAAILATTFYFETSLLNGFMAFNEMIFNFIQTLFTLFSFNDMLTPQVGMTDSIELIANQFTTIKFILFIFIFMNLLLFLFNLLPIPFFDGGQMLSLYTDPLLYKIGISAKQLNLIKTSINQLVGILLITIACLPLINEIYRYLTQNHLSTKVMIKWALIIIGTILIKRLLTSIIQHFKLNK